One Spinacia oleracea cultivar Varoflay chromosome 4, BTI_SOV_V1, whole genome shotgun sequence DNA segment encodes these proteins:
- the LOC110774677 gene encoding pirin-like protein: MVETEVFDSVVNVPRPIVRKFQARPQREGVGAVVRRSIGRFELKYFDPFLVLDEFSVSAPAGFPDHPHRGFETVTYMLQGAITHEDFAGHKGAIGVGGLQWMTAGRGIVHSEMPASQGIQKGLQLWINLSSKHKMIEPRYQEIESKDIIEAEKNGVKVRVIAGEALGKKSRVYTRTPTLYLDFSLKTGATLQQPIPKSWNAFVYVLEGEGIFGNSRSSSPVTAHHLLLLGHGGDGLMAWNKSSKLLRFVLVGGEPLGEPVVQFGPFVMNTQEEIDQTIQDFDNCVNGFERMKHWQSQAMID, from the exons ATGGTAGAAACCGAAGTTTTCGATAGTGTTGTGAATGTTCCACGACCTATTGTTAGGAAATTTCAAGCTAGGCCTCAACGTGAAGGTGTTGGTGCTGTTGTAAGAAGAAGCATTGGCCG GTTTGAGCTCAAGTACTTTGATCCTTTCCTTGTTTTGGATGAATTCTCAG TTTCTGCTCCTGCTGGTTTTCCTGATCATCCACATAGAG GATTTGAGACAGTCACCTACATGCTACAG GGAGCAATTACACATGAAGATTTTGCTGGACATAAAGGGGCAATAGGTGTTGGTGGCTTGCAATGGATGACTGCTGGAAGAGGGATTGTTCACTCGGAAATGCCCGCATCACAAGGTATCCAAAAGGGCTTGCAACTTTGGATTAACTTATCCTCTAAACACAAAAT GATTGAGCCAAGATATCAAGAGATAGAAAGTAAGGATATAATAGAAGCAGAGAAAAACGGAGTAAAAGTTCGAGTAATAGCAGGGGAGGCTCTTGGTAAAAAGTCGAGAGTTTATACAAGAACACCAActttgtacttagattttagtttgaaaacaggGGCTACTCTTCAACAACCAATCCCAAAATCATGGAATGCATTTGTTTATGTGTTGGAAGGTGAGGGCATTTTTGGAAATTCAAGATCATCATCACCTGTAACAGCGCACCACCTTCTTCTCCTAGGGCATGGTGGTGATGGGTTAATGGCTTGGAACAAATCATCCAAGTTATTAAGGTTCGTTTTAGTGGGTGGTGAACCGTTGGGTGAACCGGTGGTCCAGTTTGGACCTTTTGTTATGAACACACAAGAAGAGATCGATCAAACAATTCAAGATTTTGATAATTGTGTTAATGGTTTTGAGAGAATGAAGCATTGGCAGTCTCAAGCAATGATCGATTAa